A genomic window from Cupriavidus metallidurans CH34 includes:
- a CDS encoding tyrosine-type recombinase/integrase — protein MAKIKLTKTAVEAAQPQAKDVELRDTVVPGFLCKITPTGRRVFMLQYRTNSGQPRKPSLGLYGELTVEQARVKAQDWLAEVRRGGDPGGAKAEARKAPTMAELCKKFMEDYSKKRNKPSTQDGYQGVIDRNIIPLLGRKKVHDVKRPDIAGLMEKLAYKPTEANKTFGVLRKMFNLAEVWGYRPDGTNPCRHVPMYPPGKETRLIVDEEMVRIFRHLEKLEAEGLENYVIPLAIRLQFEFAARRSEICPLEWSWLDFENRRVVWPDSKVGGISKPMSEEAYRLLSTAPRREGCPYVLPSPNDSTKHLTFGEHYGGWCRVLKAAGVPHVGTHGIRHRSTTDIANSGVPTKVGMKLTGHKTVAMFMHYVHTEDKPVRDAAELVASRRQAITGARQLAEAAA, from the coding sequence ATGGCAAAGATCAAGCTCACCAAGACCGCCGTGGAGGCGGCCCAGCCCCAGGCCAAGGATGTTGAACTGCGGGATACCGTGGTGCCCGGCTTCCTGTGCAAGATTACCCCGACGGGCCGCCGGGTGTTCATGCTCCAGTACCGCACGAACTCCGGCCAGCCCCGCAAGCCCTCGCTGGGGCTATACGGGGAGCTGACCGTCGAACAGGCACGAGTCAAGGCACAGGACTGGCTGGCCGAGGTTCGCCGGGGCGGCGACCCCGGCGGCGCCAAGGCCGAGGCGCGCAAGGCGCCCACGATGGCCGAGTTGTGCAAGAAGTTCATGGAGGACTACTCCAAGAAGCGCAACAAGCCCAGCACGCAGGACGGCTATCAGGGCGTCATCGACCGCAACATCATCCCGCTGCTGGGCCGCAAGAAGGTGCATGACGTGAAGCGGCCCGACATTGCCGGGCTGATGGAGAAGCTGGCCTACAAGCCGACCGAGGCGAACAAGACCTTCGGCGTGCTGCGCAAGATGTTCAACCTGGCCGAAGTGTGGGGCTACCGCCCGGACGGCACGAATCCGTGCCGCCACGTCCCGATGTACCCGCCGGGCAAGGAAACCCGGCTCATCGTGGACGAGGAAATGGTGCGGATCTTCCGTCATCTGGAGAAGCTGGAGGCGGAAGGGCTGGAGAACTACGTCATCCCGCTGGCGATCCGGCTGCAATTCGAGTTTGCCGCCCGGCGCTCCGAAATCTGCCCGCTCGAATGGAGCTGGCTGGACTTCGAGAACCGGCGCGTGGTGTGGCCCGACAGCAAGGTCGGCGGCATTTCCAAGCCCATGAGCGAGGAAGCCTATCGGCTGCTTTCGACGGCGCCGCGCCGGGAGGGCTGCCCCTATGTCCTGCCATCGCCCAACGACTCGACCAAGCACCTGACCTTTGGCGAGCACTATGGCGGCTGGTGCCGGGTGCTCAAGGCCGCCGGCGTCCCGCACGTCGGCACGCACGGCATCCGCCATCGCTCGACCACCGACATAGCCAATTCCGGCGTGCCGACCAAAGTGGGCATGAAGTTAACGGGCCACAAGACTGTGGCGATGTTCATGCACTACGTCCACACCGAGGACAAGCCGGTGCGCGATGCGGCCGAGCTGGTGGCCAGCCGGCGCCAGGCCATCACGGGCGCGCGCCAGCTTGCGGAGGCGGCAGCATGA
- a CDS encoding PDDEXK nuclease domain-containing protein: MNTRRSSAASSAASSAAPSALLGDIRALIEAARKRAASTVNSELTMLYWRIGQRIRTQVLDGRRGAYGKEVLPTLAAQLVKEYGNSFAEQNLRRMVQFAATFPDEQILVSLIRELSWTHFIALIPLKDPLQRDYYAQMASAERWSVRTLRERIDSMLYERTALSQKPGETIAQELAKMRDAQRMSPALVMRDPYILDFLGLRDTWQEGDLEAAIIREMESFLLELGAGFSFVARQKRIQIDGEDFHLDLLFYNRKLRRLVAVELKVDEFKAAFKGQMELYLRWLDKHEREPEEASPLGIILCTGKKREQIELLELDKSGIHVAEYLTALPPRGVLVERLQQATQRAQLQIEQRKTDNQ, encoded by the coding sequence ATGAACACGCGCCGGTCATCCGCAGCGTCGTCCGCAGCGTCGTCCGCAGCGCCTTCGGCGCTGCTGGGCGACATTCGGGCACTGATCGAGGCGGCGCGCAAGCGCGCCGCCTCGACGGTGAATAGCGAGCTGACGATGCTCTACTGGCGCATCGGCCAGCGCATCCGCACGCAGGTCTTGGACGGGCGCCGGGGCGCTTATGGCAAGGAAGTCCTGCCTACCCTGGCGGCGCAGTTGGTGAAGGAGTACGGCAACAGCTTTGCCGAGCAGAACCTGCGCCGCATGGTGCAGTTCGCAGCCACCTTTCCCGACGAGCAGATTCTCGTATCACTGATACGAGAATTGAGCTGGACGCACTTCATCGCCCTGATCCCGCTGAAAGACCCGCTCCAGCGGGACTATTACGCGCAGATGGCGAGCGCCGAACGCTGGAGCGTGCGGACGCTGCGTGAGCGCATCGACTCGATGCTGTACGAACGCACGGCGCTGTCCCAAAAGCCGGGCGAGACGATCGCACAGGAGTTGGCGAAGATGCGCGATGCGCAGCGCATGTCGCCCGCCCTAGTCATGCGCGACCCGTACATCCTCGACTTCCTGGGGCTGCGGGACACTTGGCAGGAAGGCGACTTGGAGGCGGCGATCATCCGCGAAATGGAGTCGTTCTTGTTGGAGCTGGGCGCGGGTTTCAGCTTCGTGGCCCGGCAGAAGCGCATCCAAATTGACGGCGAGGATTTTCACCTCGACCTGCTGTTTTACAACCGCAAGCTGCGGCGGCTGGTGGCAGTGGAGTTGAAGGTCGACGAGTTCAAGGCGGCTTTCAAGGGACAGATGGAGCTTTACCTTCGCTGGCTGGACAAGCACGAACGGGAGCCGGAGGAGGCCTCGCCGCTGGGGATCATCCTTTGCACCGGCAAAAAGCGCGAGCAGATCGAATTGCTGGAGCTGGACAAGTCGGGCATCCACGTCGCCGAGTATCTGACTGCCTTGCCGCCGAGGGGTGTGCTGGTGGAGCGGCTGCAACAGGCAACGCAACGGGCGCAGTTGCAGATCGAGCAGCGCAAGACCGACAACCAGTAG
- a CDS encoding tyrosine-type recombinase/integrase, with the protein MLEHHFRSLKAIDRVRAQWLGPQIERYVQSLDELHTSNATVRQHIRALGHFNDFVIARGVTKLEALPDHVDAFVEYWHAGHAGWCKNNQDRAAVTAQSRVPVERMLCLALPDYTRPNNRPAMPFANTVPGFLPFLNDEKGLRQESQQRYLYTLRPFEAYLNRGGIALSGLEPAHISRFLEERAKTLHKAGMRDTAGALRIFLRYLHREGIVATDLVRSVPRGRIYRQASIPRAIGWQDVERLLTSIDRRSILGKRDYAILTLLASYGLRAREIAALCLDDFDWTHAQISIPMRKGGHSTRYPLSATVGDAVISYLQARRSDVPHRQVFLTARSPYIPMRHWTVSAMVGIRMRDIGIQVTRAGSHTLRHACVQHLVEADMPFKVIGDYVGHSHPSSTLVYGKVAVHKLRQIVLFQGEDVL; encoded by the coding sequence ATGTTGGAACATCACTTCCGGTCGCTTAAGGCGATCGACCGCGTCAGAGCCCAGTGGCTGGGGCCACAGATTGAACGCTACGTGCAGTCGTTGGACGAACTGCATACCAGCAATGCCACGGTACGCCAGCATATCCGCGCACTTGGGCACTTCAATGATTTTGTCATTGCCAGGGGTGTCACGAAGCTAGAAGCACTTCCCGACCATGTTGATGCCTTTGTCGAGTATTGGCACGCCGGTCACGCAGGCTGGTGCAAGAACAACCAGGACCGAGCCGCTGTCACCGCACAGAGCCGTGTTCCGGTGGAGCGGATGCTTTGCCTGGCCTTGCCGGATTACACACGCCCGAACAACCGGCCAGCGATGCCGTTTGCCAATACGGTTCCTGGTTTCTTGCCTTTCTTGAACGATGAGAAGGGGCTTCGTCAGGAGTCGCAGCAGCGCTACCTCTATACGCTTCGTCCTTTTGAAGCCTATCTGAACAGGGGCGGCATTGCTTTGTCGGGATTGGAACCTGCCCACATCAGCCGCTTTCTCGAAGAACGCGCCAAGACACTGCACAAGGCCGGCATGCGAGACACCGCCGGCGCCCTGCGCATCTTCCTGCGTTATCTGCATCGAGAAGGCATCGTGGCTACGGATCTCGTACGTAGTGTGCCGCGCGGCCGTATCTACCGCCAAGCATCCATTCCACGCGCAATTGGATGGCAGGATGTTGAGCGGCTGCTGACCAGCATCGACCGCAGGTCCATCTTGGGCAAGCGCGACTACGCCATTCTGACGCTATTGGCCAGTTATGGGTTGCGCGCCAGGGAGATCGCTGCGCTGTGCCTGGACGATTTCGACTGGACACATGCCCAGATCAGCATCCCAATGCGCAAGGGAGGCCATTCGACGCGCTATCCCTTGTCGGCCACAGTGGGCGATGCTGTGATTTCCTACCTGCAAGCTCGGCGCAGTGATGTTCCTCACCGCCAAGTCTTTCTCACCGCCAGGTCTCCCTACATTCCCATGCGCCACTGGACCGTTTCGGCCATGGTTGGGATACGCATGCGAGACATCGGCATCCAAGTGACACGGGCGGGCTCTCACACACTGCGCCATGCCTGCGTGCAGCACCTCGTGGAAGCCGACATGCCCTTCAAGGTCATTGGTGACTACGTAGGCCATAGCCATCCGTCTTCCACGCTTGTCTATGGCAAGGTGGCGGTACACAAGCTGCGTCAGATCGTCCTCTTCCAAGGGGAGGACGTGCTATGA
- a CDS encoding tyrosine-type recombinase/integrase, with protein MTAHWNGYHSALATHIEQYLRAKRAMGCKFACEGRQLRLLDRFLAERGIDKIDVIDGACLQAFLDSRHRTNPRSYNNLLGDVRRLFDWIVGQQMLPASPLVAKAKPQRARRIPFLFSPEVIRRLLALARALPDNSRAPQRGITYEMIFALLASLGLRVGEVAGLQWGDVDLEREVLEISNTKFGKDRLVPFGPKLAARLREYRLERERQGRICTGAHHLFSWNGRTPISTNSIRNTFRDDLLPQLHLTVPPGCFGPHVHGLRHSFAVRTLLGWYRQGIIPSDRLHHLSTFLGHVNPKSTAVYLTITNELLDAANERFESFAPLLAAGGSS; from the coding sequence ATGACTGCCCACTGGAATGGTTATCACAGCGCGCTGGCCACACATATCGAACAATACCTTCGGGCCAAGCGCGCCATGGGTTGCAAGTTCGCATGCGAAGGCCGCCAACTGAGACTCCTTGATCGGTTCCTCGCTGAGCGCGGCATTGACAAGATAGACGTCATCGACGGCGCATGCTTGCAGGCGTTTCTGGACTCGCGTCACCGAACCAATCCTCGTAGTTATAACAATCTGCTCGGAGATGTCCGGAGATTGTTTGACTGGATCGTCGGTCAGCAGATGCTGCCCGCATCGCCATTGGTTGCAAAGGCCAAGCCGCAGAGAGCCCGGCGGATTCCCTTCCTGTTCTCACCCGAAGTGATCAGGCGACTGCTGGCCCTGGCCAGGGCTTTGCCGGATAACTCCCGTGCACCACAGCGCGGCATCACCTACGAGATGATTTTTGCACTGCTCGCCAGCCTTGGGCTACGAGTGGGCGAGGTGGCCGGTTTGCAGTGGGGCGACGTGGACCTGGAGCGCGAGGTCCTGGAGATATCCAACACCAAGTTCGGCAAGGACCGGCTGGTGCCCTTTGGCCCCAAGCTAGCAGCCAGGCTACGCGAGTATCGGCTTGAACGCGAGCGGCAGGGCCGTATCTGCACAGGCGCCCACCATCTGTTTTCATGGAACGGCCGCACACCGATCAGCACCAATAGCATCCGCAACACCTTCAGGGACGATCTGCTGCCACAGCTACACCTCACGGTGCCGCCTGGCTGCTTTGGCCCGCACGTCCATGGTTTGCGGCATTCTTTCGCGGTGCGAACGTTGCTGGGCTGGTACCGCCAAGGAATCATTCCCAGTGACCGCTTGCATCACCTGTCCACGTTCCTGGGACACGTCAATCCCAAGAGCACGGCGGTGTATCTGACGATCACCAACGAGCTGCTCGATGCCGCCAATGAGCGTTTCGAGTCATTTGCACCATTGTTGGCTGCGGGAGGTTCATCATGA
- a CDS encoding tyrosine-type recombinase/integrase, producing the protein MKDFNLPSIIHRYFLEYLPRHKGLQSSSIRSYRDSLRLFLIFVAGTHRLGVSELVLEHLDYPAVQAFLHSMEADRGNAISTRNQRLAALHVFYEYVGRTVPEMLPTSAKVAAIPMKRCPRPEMTFLGRDEVQAMFACIPAQHRLSSRDRALLMLLYNTGARVSEVAHLKVEQLDLRSPARVRLLGKGSKWRTCPLWNQTAKALQAMLDERGTNLPPESPVFVGASQAPMTRFGIYKRIRHYATLWEASGHTASAAKVTPHVFRHTTAVHLLESGVEVNVIRGWLGHVNLETTNRYAEITIRMKAEALKLCDPIVAGVPRKPAWKDDAAMMAWLSSL; encoded by the coding sequence ATGAAGGACTTCAACCTTCCGTCGATCATTCACCGCTACTTTCTGGAGTATTTGCCTCGGCACAAGGGGCTGCAATCGAGCTCAATCCGCAGCTATCGGGATAGCCTGCGCCTGTTCCTGATCTTTGTGGCGGGCACACACCGGCTCGGCGTCAGCGAACTGGTATTGGAGCACCTTGATTATCCCGCCGTGCAGGCGTTTCTGCACAGCATGGAGGCCGATCGAGGCAACGCCATCAGTACCCGCAACCAGCGCTTGGCGGCACTTCATGTGTTCTACGAATACGTGGGCCGGACCGTTCCAGAGATGTTGCCTACCAGTGCCAAGGTCGCTGCCATCCCGATGAAGCGTTGCCCACGGCCGGAGATGACGTTCCTTGGACGTGACGAGGTTCAAGCCATGTTCGCCTGCATTCCTGCTCAGCATCGCCTCTCATCACGGGATCGGGCGCTGCTTATGCTGCTCTACAACACCGGCGCGCGTGTTTCAGAGGTCGCGCATCTGAAGGTCGAACAACTCGACCTGCGCTCACCTGCGCGCGTCAGGCTATTGGGCAAGGGGTCGAAGTGGCGCACGTGCCCACTCTGGAACCAGACGGCCAAGGCGCTGCAGGCGATGCTGGATGAGCGCGGAACGAACTTGCCTCCCGAATCGCCGGTATTCGTTGGAGCTTCGCAGGCGCCGATGACCCGGTTCGGTATTTACAAGCGCATCCGCCACTATGCCACGCTCTGGGAAGCATCGGGGCACACAGCTTCCGCAGCCAAGGTAACGCCTCACGTATTTCGACACACCACAGCGGTTCATCTACTTGAGTCGGGCGTGGAGGTCAATGTCATCCGAGGCTGGCTGGGACATGTCAATCTGGAGACGACCAATCGCTATGCGGAAATCACCATTCGCATGAAGGCCGAAGCCCTGAAGTTGTGCGATCCGATCGTCGCAGGTGTTCCACGCAAACCCGCCTGGAAAGACGATGCTGCGATGATGGCCTGGCTGTCGTCCCTCTGA
- a CDS encoding DUF932 domain-containing protein: MQLASRFASRSPALRSDYPLSDDQIRRVAPSIFADAPHESRSERYSYIPTATVLQELRGEGFEPFMVTQTRVRHDDRRDYTKHMIRLRHASQINGREANEIILLNSHDGTSSYQMLAGMFRFVCSNGLVCGDTVADVRVPHKGDVAGHVIEGAYEVLHGFDRVQESRDAMRAITLDAGESEVFARAALALKYDEDKPAPITESQILMPRRHDDDRRDLWSVFNRTQENLTKGGLSARAANGRRQTTRPVQGIDQSVRLNRALWLLADGLRQLKA, from the coding sequence ATGCAACTCGCATCCCGTTTCGCTTCCCGCTCCCCGGCACTGCGCAGCGATTACCCACTGTCCGATGACCAAATCCGCAGGGTGGCCCCGTCCATCTTCGCCGACGCCCCGCACGAAAGCCGTTCCGAGCGATACAGCTACATCCCCACCGCGACCGTCCTGCAAGAACTGCGCGGAGAAGGTTTCGAGCCTTTCATGGTGACGCAAACCCGCGTGCGCCACGACGACCGCCGCGACTACACCAAGCACATGATCCGGCTGCGCCACGCCAGCCAGATCAACGGCCGCGAGGCCAACGAAATCATCCTGCTGAACTCCCATGACGGCACCAGCAGCTATCAGATGCTGGCCGGGATGTTCCGCTTCGTTTGCAGCAATGGCCTTGTCTGCGGCGACACCGTGGCCGACGTGCGCGTGCCGCACAAGGGCGACGTAGCCGGGCACGTCATCGAAGGCGCTTACGAAGTCCTGCACGGCTTCGACCGGGTGCAGGAATCGCGCGATGCCATGCGCGCCATCACGCTCGACGCCGGGGAATCGGAAGTGTTCGCCCGCGCTGCGCTGGCGTTGAAGTACGACGAGGACAAGCCAGCGCCCATCACGGAATCGCAAATCCTGATGCCGCGCCGCCATGACGACGACCGCCGCGACCTGTGGAGCGTGTTCAACCGCACGCAGGAGAACTTGACCAAAGGCGGCCTGTCCGCCCGCGCCGCGAATGGCCGCCGCCAGACCACCCGGCCCGTGCAGGGCATCGACCAAAGCGTGCGCCTGAATCGCGCCCTGTGGCTGCTGGCCGATGGCCTGCGCCAGTTGAAAGCCTGA
- a CDS encoding ParB/RepB/Spo0J family partition protein gives MNAVLKTEAVAIEAAAPLEVADPTKNLILVPLSQLLPRRSKRNVRTTPRQSIPELAASIARIGLLQNLIVILSADGEQYEVVAGDRRLTALKLLAKKKRIPADYEVPCLLVADASARTVSLAENVQRENMHPADQFAAFAALVKEGRPIEDIAADFGVSPLVVQRRLKLANVSPRLMADYRAGGVTLEQLMALTITDDHAAQEAAFYGAPEWQRSPSALRERLTEREIDATHALVRFVGLDTYRQAGGGIRRDLFAEGDAGTYLTDTAVLETLVRDKLETLAEDVRAEGWAWVEAVPHLAYEERQAFQNAPRHRREPTTREARRMASLETRLEKIDAELEDACDAEDEAKAEKLEQRRDQVIGELEDAEDALQGYAPEVREVAGAIVTIDRNGEPVIHRGLLREAEAKALRTLEKLRRGFGSTEGEAANDEHEDADDAPKAASLSDRLAQRLSAHRTAALQIEVARHPHVALAALVHGMVQTVLQENHYGHDLPLGVSLKLQDRLEGMAPDWPESPAAVALRELQQVAGEALPEDSAELFAALLAKSQDELVRLLAVCVASTVDVVTPRATPHQPGKELAQAVGLDMAAWWKPTAEGYFKHVSKAVLLDAVSAFAPESITRLAKLKKADIASEAERLADGTGWMPAIFKAEGPQETAQEEGPEQDASEDTEAMADEPTEALAA, from the coding sequence ATGAACGCCGTACTCAAAACCGAAGCCGTCGCCATCGAAGCCGCCGCACCGCTGGAAGTGGCCGACCCGACCAAGAACCTGATCTTGGTTCCCCTCTCGCAGTTGCTGCCGCGCCGCTCCAAGCGCAACGTCCGCACGACCCCGCGCCAGTCCATCCCCGAACTGGCCGCGAGCATTGCCCGCATCGGCCTGCTGCAAAACCTGATCGTCATCCTGTCCGCCGATGGGGAGCAATACGAAGTCGTCGCAGGCGACCGCCGCCTGACCGCCTTGAAGCTGCTGGCGAAGAAGAAGCGCATCCCCGCCGACTACGAAGTGCCGTGCCTGCTGGTGGCCGATGCTTCGGCCCGCACCGTCAGCCTCGCGGAGAACGTGCAGCGCGAGAACATGCACCCCGCCGACCAGTTCGCGGCCTTCGCCGCGCTGGTCAAGGAAGGACGCCCCATCGAGGACATTGCCGCCGACTTCGGCGTGTCCCCGCTGGTGGTGCAGCGCCGCTTGAAGCTGGCGAACGTCTCGCCGCGCCTCATGGCCGACTATCGCGCCGGTGGCGTGACGCTGGAACAGTTGATGGCCTTGACCATCACCGACGACCATGCCGCGCAGGAGGCCGCGTTCTACGGTGCGCCGGAATGGCAGCGCAGCCCGTCCGCGCTGCGCGAGCGCCTGACCGAGCGTGAAATCGACGCCACGCACGCGCTGGTGCGCTTCGTCGGGCTGGACACCTATCGGCAGGCAGGCGGCGGCATCCGCCGCGACCTGTTCGCAGAAGGCGATGCCGGAACCTACCTCACCGATACCGCAGTGCTGGAAACGCTGGTGCGCGACAAGCTGGAAACGCTGGCCGAGGACGTGCGCGCCGAGGGCTGGGCATGGGTGGAGGCCGTGCCGCATCTGGCCTACGAGGAACGGCAGGCTTTCCAGAACGCCCCGCGCCATCGCCGCGAGCCGACCACCCGCGAGGCCCGCCGCATGGCCTCGCTGGAAACCCGCCTCGAAAAGATCGACGCCGAACTGGAGGACGCTTGCGACGCCGAGGACGAGGCCAAGGCCGAGAAACTGGAACAGCGGCGCGATCAGGTGATCGGGGAACTGGAAGACGCGGAGGACGCCTTACAAGGCTATGCCCCCGAGGTGCGCGAGGTGGCCGGTGCCATCGTCACCATCGACCGCAACGGCGAGCCCGTCATTCATCGCGGCCTGCTGCGCGAAGCCGAGGCGAAGGCGCTGCGCACGCTGGAAAAGCTGCGGCGCGGTTTCGGCAGTACCGAAGGCGAAGCCGCTAACGACGAGCACGAGGACGCCGACGACGCGCCCAAGGCCGCGAGCCTGTCCGACCGGCTGGCGCAGCGGTTGAGCGCCCACCGCACGGCGGCGCTGCAAATCGAAGTCGCCCGGCATCCGCACGTCGCGCTGGCCGCGCTGGTGCATGGCATGGTGCAGACCGTCTTGCAGGAAAACCACTACGGGCACGATTTGCCGCTGGGCGTGAGCCTGAAACTGCAAGACCGGCTGGAAGGCATGGCCCCGGACTGGCCAGAATCGCCCGCCGCCGTGGCGCTGCGCGAACTGCAACAGGTAGCCGGGGAAGCCTTGCCGGAGGACAGCGCCGAACTGTTTGCCGCGCTGCTGGCGAAGTCGCAAGACGAACTGGTGCGGCTGCTGGCCGTGTGCGTGGCTTCCACGGTGGACGTGGTGACGCCCCGTGCCACGCCGCACCAGCCCGGCAAGGAACTGGCGCAGGCCGTGGGCCTCGACATGGCCGCATGGTGGAAGCCGACCGCAGAAGGCTACTTCAAGCACGTTTCCAAGGCTGTGCTTCTGGATGCCGTGAGCGCGTTTGCACCGGAATCCATCACCCGGCTGGCGAAGCTCAAGAAGGCCGACATTGCCAGCGAGGCCGAGCGGCTGGCCGATGGCACCGGCTGGATGCCCGCCATCTTCAAGGCCGAAGGCCCGCAGGAGACCGCGCAGGAAGAAGGCCCGGAGCAGGACGCCTCGGAGGATACCGAGGCAATGGCGGATGAACCCACCGAGGCACTGGCCGCTTGA
- a CDS encoding GNAT family N-acetyltransferase, giving the protein MTLQLRHETPDDIAAIEAVTIAAFADAPHTSHTEQFIVRALRAANELTLSIVAEEHGRVVGHVALSPVTITHEHGRKTEGWYRLGPISVLPPRQGQGIGSRLMEQALSELRAMQAAGCVLLGDPTYYTRFGFQAHAGLQLPGVPPGYFMALALHGTVPEGIAHYSDAFNAAA; this is encoded by the coding sequence ATGACCCTCCAGCTCCGACACGAAACCCCGGACGACATTGCCGCCATCGAGGCCGTGACCATCGCCGCGTTCGCTGATGCACCACACACCAGCCACACCGAGCAATTCATCGTGCGCGCCTTGCGTGCCGCCAACGAACTGACGCTTTCCATCGTGGCCGAAGAACATGGGCGCGTCGTCGGTCACGTCGCGCTGTCGCCAGTAACAATCACCCATGAGCACGGGCGAAAGACCGAGGGCTGGTATAGGTTGGGGCCGATCTCCGTCCTGCCGCCAAGGCAGGGGCAAGGCATCGGTTCGCGCCTGATGGAACAGGCGCTGTCTGAACTGCGGGCTATGCAGGCCGCAGGCTGCGTGCTGCTGGGCGATCCAACGTACTACACGCGCTTTGGCTTCCAGGCCCATGCGGGCTTGCAACTGCCGGGCGTGCCGCCCGGCTATTTCATGGCGCTGGCCCTGCATGGGACAGTGCCGGAAGGCATCGCGCACTACAGCGATGCCTTCAACGCCGCCGCCTGA
- a CDS encoding DUF736 domain-containing protein, translating to MANIGTFTADKDGFTGTLRTLTLNVKVKLLPNDKGSSENAPDFRLQAAGHDIGAAWNKTSEAGREYKSVTLDDPSFPAPIYARLIEGEDGTHDLIWSRTKPQAA from the coding sequence ATGGCCAACATCGGCACCTTCACCGCAGACAAAGACGGCTTCACCGGCACGCTTCGCACCCTGACGCTCAACGTCAAGGTCAAGCTGCTTCCCAACGACAAGGGCAGCAGCGAGAACGCCCCCGACTTCCGTCTCCAGGCCGCAGGCCACGACATCGGCGCGGCGTGGAACAAGACCAGCGAGGCCGGGCGGGAATACAAGTCCGTGACCCTCGACGATCCTTCGTTCCCGGCTCCGATCTATGCCCGCCTGATCGAAGGCGAGGACGGCACGCACGACCTGATCTGGTCGCGCACCAAGCCCCAGGCGGCGTGA
- a CDS encoding helix-turn-helix domain-containing protein — protein MAAGNSLAKALKTVRKARGLSQEAFSDVSSRTYMSTLERDLKSPTLHKLAELCEVMDIHPLTLLTLAYAGDSPHKADELLVQVRRELEAVLKERDAAKPRA, from the coding sequence GTGGCGGCTGGGAACTCATTGGCGAAGGCGTTGAAGACAGTTAGAAAGGCGCGTGGCTTGAGTCAGGAAGCCTTCTCTGACGTGTCCAGTCGCACCTATATGAGCACCCTCGAACGCGACCTCAAAAGCCCGACCCTGCATAAGCTGGCCGAGCTGTGCGAGGTGATGGACATCCACCCGCTCACGCTGCTGACGCTGGCCTATGCGGGCGACAGCCCGCACAAGGCCGACGAGCTGCTGGTGCAGGTGCGCCGGGAGCTGGAGGCGGTGTTGAAGGAACGCGACGCGGCGAAGCCGCGCGCGTGA
- a CDS encoding DUF2958 domain-containing protein, translating to MPLPLATAPERAQLLANGEARAAGRAIDPVPVVRLFTPDAHVTWLLAALDPADGDTAWGLIDLGIGMPAQGTVKLSDLAGIVGPHQQPVMRDLYFRPTRTLSEYTRLAERDGAIPD from the coding sequence ATGCCCCTGCCACTCGCCACCGCCCCGGAGCGCGCGCAACTGCTCGCCAACGGCGAGGCCCGTGCCGCTGGCCGAGCCATCGACCCGGTGCCCGTGGTGCGGCTGTTCACGCCGGACGCGCACGTGACCTGGCTGCTGGCTGCGCTCGACCCAGCCGATGGCGACACCGCCTGGGGCCTCATCGACTTGGGGATCGGGATGCCGGCCCAGGGCACCGTCAAGCTGTCCGATCTGGCCGGCATCGTCGGGCCGCACCAGCAGCCCGTGATGCGCGACCTCTACTTCCGTCCCACACGCACGTTGTCGGAATACACCCGGCTGGCCGAGCGCGACGGAGCGATCCCGGACTGA